Within Topomyia yanbarensis strain Yona2022 chromosome 2, ASM3024719v1, whole genome shotgun sequence, the genomic segment AATGGTTTGAATGGCCGAGGATAGTTTGaaatgtgtcgaaaaataaattgaattgctTGAATTTCACGTTTTGACAGTTTCAGTGCTcgataaaatcaaaacaaaacattgcCACGCTGCTGGCCTACAGGAACAAATCAAAAcagaaacataaattttgttgccaGAATTATTGAAAGTTTCGAAAATAGAGCATGCAGAGTTGCCAGTTACATAAATTGATCGGAATTCGAGCAATATTGGAGTGAGATTGgataaatttgttgaattttgaatattttagcaatactcgatgtgatagaaaattgtttaaattttctaaaattgccgaaaaaaatgaaaattcatgcaaaatcgaacggaatactgtgccttgcaggataatcgctcgatatgcgattatatgaaagctcaattgagataggcgcgtgacagccgcctatataaatgtataggcagctttttccttgaagctttcgaaaagcacacagctggcagaaaaataaagctccactgaaatctacttgcggagcaactgcggctatatttgatgcgcctttcagacgcccgcaatgtgagattttattataagcgcgacaatatAACAATTATTCTGAAGTGGCGTTCCCCTCGAATTTAACACTAATAAGTGCACAGCAAACGCATTTGAGTtatagttaggttttgtgcccttcaagCATAAAGAcggttttaaatcaattttctctttaagctaagtatgcacctcttgcgaaatgaaatttcctatacaaaacctatgcataaaaaacATCGCGGGAGGGAGTAATAAAActatttctgaattttcataacCCATttttgggttgttttatttttccgtgctCTATTCTACCGTTTTGTCATTTGACGGGTGTGTGCAAAAATTTTGGTTGTTTATTGAAATGACAGCTTACACTACTTTACAATAATTTAGACGTAGGGTATATgatcccttattcatctcattagtggCAAGTTAAATTATATCAGGATCAAGATTTTTACTTCGAAATTTGAAGCATGTGCCTATACCACAATAAACAAAAAGTATACATGAACTCTACCATATGTGGTCAAACCATGAGCTCTTAAATAATACGATGTATATGAGGTAATTTTTTCTTTGCAAAATATATAATCCTAAAAGGCGTAAAGCTCTTATCTCTATGCATTCACCGACTGAATCGCTCCAGCATGTCTACCCACTTGATGTGTGCTGAGGCAATTAATGCCATGTTTCTTACCCTGTGaccttttgagacaatttcttGCACATAGATAACAGATTTGTAATGCAGATGCAATTCTAtctaatagcgttttcgtttttacctggtgctacaccagtgtagtgcaaaaaagagatagactaaTTACTGCCAAATGTAGCATCGACTACACCGGCCGGTGTAGTGCAGTCCCTAAcaaacatcttatgatccaagagcctaacgacctgttcagggtataatGGTTTTAATGTAATTATGATACATTTTTCGTTTgttcgaatcgttggattatGTGGGTTAAAGTTcctgtataatttttttattggggGTGGCATAATTCAAATGAATAGGTTGAATAAGGGGGCTGAAATCAAAATCtctaaatataaggactttGGGCTGAGATGAATAAAGGCTCTGTTACCCTAGTAACCGTTCTGATAAACAGCCGACAGTGCTTGTGGATAGGATAACACACCATATATGCACAGGGCAAACAACCAGTCATCACAAGAGTCGCATGTAACGTACGACTTCGCAAAACAACTCTGCGGCAGAATTTCACCGAGCCTACGCTATTGTTTACAACATTTGGAGGTCATGTTTTTCTGGTGAAAGTGTTGCTTGTGTATAGTGAATCATGATCGAGTTCTTTGGTAGGCAATTCCGGGGCTAGTCCATGCAAAACCGGAGTTTATATATTtggaatattttaatttacGGACGGAAGAAAATCGATTATCAGTCATAATGATATAATAACTTAGGGCAAGGAAAATTGGGGTCATCTAGCCTTTGTGGAAACAGAAGAACATCAAAGCTGTACGTCACGAAACACGTATAGTAATTAAGCCGAACCTAATAATGGGCTCAGTAGCCGAGGAATTAATTGCACTAAACAATGACACTATAAGGAATACCATCTTTAGCTACATAGGTTAGTGCTAACATGAGAAAATATATATACCCtactaaacaaatttctttatccagGTCAATACGTGGATCTGGATTACTCGATATGGCTCTATCGACTGCTAACTCCGCTGCTAGTTACATTTATTTTACCTTCGTTCTTTGTGTTACTAATTTATTTGTCAATATCGTTTCTTTATGTATACAAACTGCATAGGTCAGTATCAGTTATTTGCGTGCGAAATTTGTGCTAATTACATGCGACCTTTCCAGCCGATTTATACTGCAAGTTTACAACGAAGGAGATTTTGACTTTTGGGATGTCGCTCGGACTTTGGTGGCTGTGGTATGGGATGCACATGGTTGGATTTTCCATGGTAAGTATAAACTGTGATCTACTACGATTTATGACGAAGTGTCTATATTTTACAGGTTACGAAGTTATCGGAATGGAAAATCTGCCACAAAATGGGCCTGCTCTAGTTATTTACTATCATGGTGCCATTCCCATCGATATGTACTACTTTGTTGCACGTGTTTATCTGAAGAGATCTCGGTTGGTGTACACGGTTGGAGATCGATTTTTGGAGAAACTACCTGGATGGGCTTTTTTGGCACGCGTCATGAAGATCAGTCCAGGAACGGTGCAGTCCTGCGCTAGCGTACTGAAGGAAGGAAACATACTGTCCATTGCACCCGGAGGAGTCTATGAGGCTCAGTTTGGCGATAGCAACTATGAGCTGCTGTGGCAACATCGTGTCGGATTCGCTAAAGTAGCCATTGAATCCAAAGCGGTAAAGAAACCTGTGCAACACAACTATTTGACCTACATTGACCTTTCTTATTTCAGCCAATCATTCCAATGTTCACAGAAAATCTTCGTGAAGGTTTCCGTTCGATCGGATTCGCGAAACGGCTATTCATTTGGCTATACAAAGTCGTACGCTTTCCGGTTCGACCAGTGTACGGCGGTTTTCCAGTCAAATTCCGAACCCACCTTGGGAAACCGATTTATTACGACCCTTCGTTGACACCTGAACAGCTACAAGAAAAGGTGGCGTACGCAATTGAAGAACTGATTAACAAAAATCAAAGGATACCCGGCAGTATTCTACACGCTTTAGCGGATCGCTTTTTCTCCAAGAGGAAGGGAGATTAATGGTGAAGTACTGGTGTAAGAAAAGGATCGAACCTAATTGTTGTAATCGTACTTATATATTTCTGGAAGACAAAGTGGTTTTAATGTAATTATGatacattttttgttttctttcattgAACCTCGCGGCTCTTAAATTATCATAGCCTTGCAGTCAGATTATCATAGATCACGTCGATTGCAACGATGAACTACGAAGTAAAACAAAATCTTTTGACACCTTGTTTGATAATACAATTTAATTAAGGAATGTATTATATtgattatggaggttttaacCTCGATGGGTCATTCGTCCTAATTGAGGAATGTGTACCGTCAAGTTCAACCGTCAAATAGCAACCATGAAAGTAAACtggctcccataagctttgcatgagGCTCCTCTTGTACTTCTCTCAAAACACTCAATGCCCGTTTGGTTGTACTTTTTGACAGTCCATTaatcttagtttaaaaataaaacttttgttttatttttaaactaagtttcttcatttgcttaaaaggaaaacttttgctttgatattattcttgattattttaaaagttttacttccAACCTAAtagcgttggttgttttttgttaagagcggAACTCTtactttcaccaatattaaaaaaaatttctgtgtgtactgctgttttctccgaaaaaatcacatgaagtactggaacaaacGTTTACattgtttcaaaacaaaaattaaacctcgtagaaaagtagttttaaaatgtttgaaataaatccgaacagagaagattattcTTGTAACAGAGGTTACTtgaagcaacttacaaaaatgaagaggcatggagatatttttcgtaatgtccaacaacaaatgtatattattttgttttgctgtattccgatgaaaaaaacgttatgatcgtttaaatgcggatataaagactaaatatTTGATATTTCCAGAAGCGTGAAATtgccctaataaaaaaatatacagGAACTTCAACCTATACAGTgaaacgattccacatattgtttggatgataccctgaattaggcaatccatgagacgtttctgatcagctgattatttcttgtttacttattctgacgttactccgaggggtgcgacgtctgACAATATCGttattgtcgcgcttataataaaatctcacattgcgggcgtctgaaaggcgcatcaaatatagccgcagctgctccgcaagcagatttcagtggagctttatttttctgccagctgtgtgcttttcgaaagcttcaaggaaaaagctgTCTATACatttatataggcggctgtcacgcgcctatctcaattgagctttcatataatcgcatatcgagcgattatcctgcaaggcacaataattcgatccaacatcaaacgaatccgacgtacaaagttgtttgtcggacgagtttttctgttcgcaggcgtagacttgttgacagaacccaccactgaattgtcaaacaaacgtctaatggattgcctaataggtcgttaggctcttgaatcatacgatgtttattagggtggtacatattgcgcacttcccactaacctggactccgcacttttaaagtgcgagtgatcaaactgctactggaaactgcgagctgtcaaaacacatgtatttcaagtggtaGAGATGTTATTTTCATAGACAGACAAGTGAATAgcaagtgcgcagtgcggttagaatccagtttttagtgccacaagcaagaATATTTTTGTCAgaacctaggataggatccgccagctggcttcttcttatattttgctaatccctgctgaaaacgacatacccccactcgaccaatgttgccaaaatatttgttttgttacaGTCGTGTCCAAAACTTAaattgttctgattaaaatattctatattatgtatcAATTTCACGCTCCGGGAAAAACCaatgatttagtctttatatccgcatttaaatgatcattacgggtcttccatcggaatacagcaaagcaaaataatatatatttgtttttggccattacgaaaaatatttccctgctcttcatttttgtaagttgctttctgagtcgagcaacctcattcacaagatcaatcttctctgttcgcatttggtttaattattctaaaactacttttaagcAAGGCTTAATATTTGTTTAGTTTGTATAGGtgtttaggtttgttccagtacttcatgtgattttttcggagaaaacagcagtagaaaataacacgctcctatttacaccgatgattgatgcagttgaaaactgtaaaattcaactgtatcgataatactAAAAGAAGAACAACAAGCGATTTCCAGGATAACTTTCTCACGGTTTGCCCCaaagtattgcgaatcttttcttaaatccacattgcgacttttcagccttgcgccaccgggccgtgcgttgaattacgcgcccatctagtttgcatcagtgcgagtgagaaaacattttgacgtttgtttttgtttcgaccgcactcgtgtgtatcccatatagcaacaactcgacgaaatgctatattatctcgcGATAGACAATACTCCCAATTTACTCGGcgctggaacaaagacaatttttacatgaagttgaAATAATTTCCATACTAAGGCTAAATAGTCAGTTACTCGGTTAGACTTCGAAAAGAGACATTTCCGCATTAATCCGCacaccgcgctaccggatctctcggaAACCTGTAgaacttcagttctggataatatgtttgaattcGTCTGCCAGAAAATGCCttgcacttcataattacagacggacGTTATGGAAAGAAAGCGGAATctcaagaaaacaaaaaaaaacaaaacggtaAACAAACGTCGTTTTACGTTTTATATCACAATacgacaacacttccaagcagccctttagtacttttagtttccaagccgaacgtttgccaatgtcactttcgtccaatcacgagctggttcagaattgtttcaaaaacaggagacagagctggcggatcctatcctagatcAGAACCAGAGAGGTGccactcctgtcatccgctattGAGATATATaaactttgacagtagtcaacatatagTGGGCCTAGCCGCctctaggcccatgtcgcccgtgcaatagcattgggttgttttgattttaacaacggctgatgttggctaggacaaaatggctgcctagcaggagGCTGATCATAACAAATATgcgaccgaaacaaaacaaatgttttggcaacattggtcggGTAGGGGTgtgtcgttttcaacagggattagcaaaatataagaagaagccagctggcggatcctatcatAGGCGTAAACGAATATTGTCAAAAAAGGACAATTAAACTATTACGAActaaacaatttagaccgccattatggcacgtaaaaagttGGATAAAGTGTCTGTAATGCAAAGCTCATATGGGATCTTCCGTGATGCCACGAAAtgttcatggttgctagttttactgtttttgacTCCGTAAATCTGTGTATaaaaggtttgttccagtacatggaagttactccctgttgctccggagtaaaaaattcttgctccttttcactccggtttgccaccagaagaagaaaaaagagaagaagatagtacaggaacgattttctccctgtttgctccggagtacttccagtttctcctggtactggaacaaacctaaagtGTCTGTAGCTAAGACAAGAtatgacaatcggcttcttatttttccttcgataTTCTTCATTTCGCACATCAGtcatctgacgtttaaaatacgcacactgaaatctcgcatttttatactaccgccctgcCCTCGacccagaagcggtttgtttgcCTCCCAATTCGCCAtgtaaaagttttgttttcctcccagtTTAAACATCAAAGCAGCACAATACAATACACGATGGTTTTGGTatggatcccttcagaattatttTGGCATGTTAGTCGgctctaccggaggatttcatgaCTTAGGAGATGTTGACTAGTTTCGGAggattttcggaaattccaatataagtggtAGTGGCTAGATTTCGTAAGTCATCTTCctgtatttccgaaaatcgatttattttcttttagattttttaaactCTGTAGCAATCCATTGGATACAGCCCTGTAGTAATGCACCCGCCACtggaaaatatatatttatgcgTTTTGTGACATTTACGAATAGGGCGGTCTGTCACTTTGACAGCTCTGCGTTTCATCTGTGCGTTTATTGTCATCCGGCCAGAGCTGCCATTTATACAGATTTATCTGtattatacagatttttaagGACAGAAACAGACCTGATACAGAATACAGATTTAATACAGATATTCAATCGAGGGGAACGACACGCCGTGATTTGTTGATGAAATAaacttataatttaaaattctgattagatttataaaaattggtatTGGTTAgatcaaaatggattcgaatttCCGACATTACTTGATAATGGTTTGGAATGGCCAAGGATAgtttgaaatgtgtcataaaaaataaattgaattgctCGAATTTCACGTTTTGACAGTTTCAGTGCTcgataaaatcaaaacaaaacattgcCAGCAGCATAACTACAGGAACAAATCAAAAcagaaacataaattttgttgccagaattattgaaagtaaataaaatagAGCATGCAGAGTTGCCAGTTACATCAAATTGATCGGAATTCGAGCAAAATTGGATTGAGATTGGATATAttcgttgaatttttttcaaatattttagcaatactcgatgtgatagaaaattgtttaaattttctaaaattgccgaaaaaatgaaaattcatgCAAAATCGAACGGAATATAACAATTATTCTGAAGTGACGTTCCCCTCGTATTCAATACACAATACAGATTAACACGGATTTTAAGAATTTTCAATTGGCGGACCCTTTCTGAAATCATTTTCATTAACTTTGGCCGTTTCTTCAATAAATAATTGTTAAATGAACCATAAcacttttaaataatttaaaacttGAGTTAGGAAATGTACAGATTACTTTAAAGTACACAATTTAAATTCCGGTTTAATGCTTGAATTTATAGTAGACAATACTTGAGGCTTATAAATGGGAATCAATTAccaaaatcttttttttattcaatacagacaaaaacagattttttgtaACGAGGAtacagattttcaaaaaaataatctGGCAGCTCTGCATCCGGCTAACTTCCGTAAAAACTCATTCTCAATTACACTTCCACAGAGAAAAGATTAAAAGTAGTTTCACTAACA encodes:
- the LOC131684523 gene encoding monoacylglycerol/Diacylglycerol O-acyltransferase translates to MGSVAEELIALNNDTIRNTIFSYIGQYVDLDYSIWLYRLLTPLLVTFILPSFFVLLIYLSISFLYVYKLHSRFILQVYNEGDFDFWDVARTLVAVVWDAHGWIFHGYEVIGMENLPQNGPALVIYYHGAIPIDMYYFVARVYLKRSRLVYTVGDRFLEKLPGWAFLARVMKISPGTVQSCASVLKEGNILSIAPGGVYEAQFGDSNYELLWQHRVGFAKVAIESKAPIIPMFTENLREGFRSIGFAKRLFIWLYKVVRFPVRPVYGGFPVKFRTHLGKPIYYDPSLTPEQLQEKVAYAIEELINKNQRIPGSILHALADRFFSKRKGD